A part of Nerophis lumbriciformis linkage group LG25, RoL_Nlum_v2.1, whole genome shotgun sequence genomic DNA contains:
- the LOC133621487 gene encoding uncharacterized protein has protein sequence MSSADSILKLNVNGMRILSRTAHAHSGHKNRAAFPSPPTGIAGSTPNLPRLHLPGSFNAARGSMETLHRTGNDSLLLLPSLRLFIPQLRLVSAAMWQVVQRADVQDYGMVEEFVGTVTDILPELLNADQKAQLMLGLRARVVLELCRAEAEPERETLEMHLTRIKTLISTWAAQPCFAEVQFSESNFVDQIELIIKDPEERTKFFQDVFPTAFGHDYDSALQVLMLDFLSRFEKFLPVPDIQQTAAMLSAAPSALEECVHSVPDLHHLKAVLLHHTTLGHYDLTDDTQTIPSSFGNCILSSLSLPQLEKVVIDGDQIQLQPPPEQISGCMTVQVEGETVTLLDYIHLEQMPALMEPTPQEESPNEEDEAESEEADDGDDDDDSMKPAAFQPLKQSTRLELKRKVASDRDVDSEAAKRQRKKHPGNKTCPVCGKNFLRAAAMRRHQETHSENRDLRYKCAHCDKRFRDQYDMNRHNMRVHEREEPNSTTDDVVEPGSLEMLDNKNCSLCGKFFARQVDMERHMKSHSEDRPYKCLFCEKRFKNPYVLKRHQKEICKSKELKSSVVKKCDEQPLPPLEGSPEGKVCPICSRTLPCSADIAKHLRSHTQERPFICVTCDKGFKYRDTLKKHQIIHGHEGVREEASKSVEQILAEADAQTCSESQKNPEEAQPQKAPPQRARSKALKVCPVCSRAFDNVKTLNRHIQCHTEERPYHCVHCKKRFKHMHGLKRHQIYAICHKKMSRFSWMKEVTAGPSQSDGQQAPPLQIPVWCSNCGKHFEFLSALKEHQEKVCKVDLRDVMTCHDCGKEFKSVTMLKVHQRIHDPLYCKECGKILASEAAFERHKLMHRPMACTMCDKTFTLLRRLREHYEKQHAFTGPYPCSQCDKSFVQLSYLAIHQRIHKGEFPFACDMCPEKFRSSNCLTVHQRKHTGEKPFLCWQCGKCYRSASELTVHMGTHSEERPWACAQCEMAYRTKLQLTNHVEQVHIGVRYPCNSCGKQFMKETSLKRHELIHTGERPHQCTVCGKTFLTANELRLHNRYHTGERPYKCDVCGKAFIQSGYLKSHMRIHTGEKPFKCEVCNKGFRLSYHMKKHRRTHAGKAKSYTCEECGVSFLHKKSLWEHCVTHEVKLEHSFTEVRLEFQ, from the exons attctctactCTTGCTGCCTTCTCTTCGCCTCTTCATCCCGCAACTGCGCCTGGTGTCGGCTGCCATGTGGCAGGTGGTGCAGCGGGCGGACGTGCAGGACTATGGGATGGTGGAGGAGTTTGTTGGCACAGTGACCGACATTTTGCCGGAACTTTTGAACGCGGATCAGAAGGCTCAGCTGATGCTGGGCCTGAGAGCGCGG GTGGTTCTTGAATTGTGTCGGGCTGAGGCGGAACCAGAAAGGGAAACCCTGGAGATGCATCTGACCAGAATCAAAACACTAATATCCACTTGGGCGGCACAG CCGTGCTTTGCAGAAGTCCAGTTTTCGGAGTCCAATTTTGTGGACCAGATTGAGTTGATAATCAAAGACCCCGAAGAGAGGACTAAATTTTTCCAG GATGTGTTTCCCACCGCTTTTGGACACGATTATGACAGTGCTCTTCAGGTGCTGATGCTGGACTTCCTGTCCAGATTTGAGAAGTTTCTACCCGTGCCAGATATCCAGCAG ACGGCCGCCATGCTCAGTGCTGCACCATCCGCCCTGGAGGAGTGCGTCCACTCAGTTCCCGACCTGCATCACTTGAAAGCGGTCCTCCTGCACCACACCACGCTGGGACATTACGATTTAACCG ATGATACTCAGACCATTCCGTCCTCATTCGGAAACTGCATCCTGTCCTCGCTGTCCCTCCCCCAGCTGGAGAAGGTGGTCATCGATGGCGATCAAATCCAGCTGCAGCCTCCGCCCGAGCAAATATCAGGCTGCATGACCGTCCAGGTGGAGGGCGAGACCGTAACCCTTTTAGACTACATACACCTTGAGCAGATGCCTGCTTTGATGGAGCCCACCCCTCAGGAGGAGTCCCCAAACGAGGAGGATGAGGCGGAAAGCGAGGAAGCGGACGacggcgacgacgacgacgactccATGAAGCCGGCAGCTTTTCAACCGCTCAAACAGAGCACGCGACTGGAGCTGAAGAGGAAAGTCGCGTCGGACAGAGACGTGGACTCCGAGGCAGCCAAGCGGCAAAGGAAGAAGCACCCGGGGAACAAGACGTGTCCCGTGTGCGGCAAGAACTTCCTCAGAGCCGCGGCCATGAGGCGACACCAGGAGACGCACTCGGAGAACCGGGACCTGAGGTACAAGTGCGCCCACTGCGACAAGCGCTTCAGGGACCAGTACGACATGAACCGCCACAACATGCGCGTCCACGAGAGAGAAGAACCAAACTCCACCACCGACGACGTGGTGGAGCCAGGCTCTCTGGAGATGTTGGACAACAAAAACTGTTCCCTGTGTGGGAAGTTCTTTGCTCGGCAGGTGGACATGGAGCGCCACATGAAGTCCCACTCGGAGGACCGCCCCTACAAGTGCTTATTCTGTGAGAAAAGGTTCAAGAACCCGTACGTGCTCAAAAGGCATCAGAAGGAGATTTGCAAGAGCAAGGAGCTGAAGAGCTCCGTGGTGAAGAAGTGTGACGAGCAGCCGCTGCCGCCCTTAGAAGGCTCGCCTGAAGGTAAAGTGTGTCCCATCTGCAGCAGGACGCTGCCTTGCAGCGCGGACATCGCCAAGCACCTGCGTTCTCACACCCAGGAGCGTCCCTTCATCTGCGTCACCTGCGACAAAGGCTTCAAGTACCGCGACACGCTCAAGAAGCACCAGATCATCCACGGGCACGAGGGTGTGCGCGAGGAGGCCAGCAAGAGCGTGGAACAGATCCTGGCTGAGGCCGACGCGCAGACGTGCAGCGAGAGCCAGAAGAACCCGGAAGAAGCCCAGCCTCAGAAAGCTCCTCCTCAAAGAGCTCGTAGCAAAGCCCTCAAAGTGTGTCCCGTGTGCTCCAGAGCCTTCGACAACGTCAAGACGCTCAACCGCCACATTCAGTGCCACACGGAGGAGCGGCCGTACCACTGCGTGCACTGCAAGAAGCGCTTCAAGCACATGCACGGCCTCAAGAGGCACCAGATCTACGCCATCTGCCACAAGAAAATGTCCCGCTTCTCCTGGATGAAGGAGGTCACGGCCGGGCCCAGCCAGAGTGACGGCCAGCAAGCCCCGCCCCTCCAGATCCCCGTGTGGTGTTCGAACTGCGGCAAGCACTTTGAGTTCCTCTCCGCCCTGAAGGAGCACCAGGAGAAGGTCTGCAAGGTGGACCTGAGGGACGTCATGACGTGCCACGACTGCGGGAAGGAGTTCAAGAGCGTGACCATGCTGAAGGTGCATCAGAGGATCCACGACCCGCTCTACTGCAAAGAGTGCGGCAAGATCCTCGCCAGCGAGGCGGCCTTCGAGAGGCACAAGCTGATGCACCGGCCCATGGCGTGCACCATGTGCGACAAGACCTTCACGCTGCTGCGGCGCCTCAGGGAGCACTACGAGAAGCAGCACGCCTTCACCGGCCCGTATCCCTGCTCGCAGTGCGACAAGAGCTTCGTGCAGCTCTCCTACCTCGCCATCCACCAAAGGATCCACAAGGGGGAGTTCCCCTTCGCCTGCGACATGTGCCCCGAGAAGTTCCGCTCGTCCAACTGCCTGACGGTGCACCAGCGCAAGCACACGGGCGAGAAGCCCTTCCTGTGCTGGCAGTGCGGCAAGTGCTACCGCTCCGCCTCCGAGCTCACCGTGCACATGGGGACGCACTCGGaggagcggccgtgggcgtgcGCTCAGTGCGAGATGGCGTACCGCACCAAGCTGCAGCTCACCAACCACGTGGAGCAGGTGCACATCGGCGTGCGCTACCCCTGCAACAGCTGCGGCAAGCAGTTCATGAAGGAGACGTCCCTGAAGCGCCACGAGCTCATCCACACCGGCGAGCGGCCGCACCAGTGCACCGTGTGCGGGAAGACCTTCCTGACCGCCAACGAGCTCCGCCTCCACAACCGCTACCACACGGGCGAGAGGCCGTACAAGTGCGACGTGTGCGGGAAGGCCTTCATCCAGTCGGGGTACCTCAAGTCGCACATGCGCATCCACACGGGAGAGAAGCCGTTCAAATGCGAAGTGTGCAACAAGGGCTTCCGGCTGTCGTACCACATGAAGAAGCACCGCCGCACGCACGCCGGCAAAGCCAAAAGCTACACGTGCGAGGAGTGCGGCGTGTCCTTCCTCCATAAAAAGTCCCTGTGGGAACACTGCGTCACGCACGAGGTCAAGCTGGAACATTCCTTCACGGAGGTCAGACTTGAGTTTCAGTAG